The Microplitis demolitor isolate Queensland-Clemson2020A chromosome 9, iyMicDemo2.1a, whole genome shotgun sequence genomic sequence CTGtggaaagaaatatttttttagattattaattacattgaaCTGCAATTGgctgacaattttatttatttcgattattcattaattgaaaatttttttttttagacattatttatatatatatatatatatatatatatatatatatatatatatatatatatatatatatatatatatatatatatatatatatatatatatatatatatttctttaataaaaaaaatccccgaaaaaatatatgacatatGTCTCAATAACCAATGCATTAACGCATGTATggcatatatatgtttttgtatgaaatattaaaaaaaaaaaaaactattttcaaaaaataaataaaattgtaaacaggtctaaaaaaaattacatatgtataaatttttattttgaaaaaagaaaaaataaaaaatatgagttacACGACAAAATATCTACGTGAAAATTTTCCCTTAAAATATCCATCACATCgatgacaaatttaaaatcataaatttagtTGGTAGACACTAAGGTTGgggtaaaattttgaagtggATATTTAGTAATGTCACCAAAAATATAAgaactgaattaaaaatataaacttacaGAATGATGTCAACTTTGAATATTCGAGTGATGCTGGAGATGAAGAAGACGTCTGCAGCATCTCGAATAAAATTTCAGCTTTTATATGCATTTACTTCTCCTAGATAATGCAtatttatgacaaaaaaaaaactctgtgATATAAGGAAAAcaaattacacaaaaaattttttctttgaacgTCAGtgagtgaatattcacttatctTCACTAATACATTATTAGAGAGTTATCTAAAAGTCAAAGTCAGCCGCAATATTAGAGAAACAATGTTTTCAGCCAACGCGCTATCGATCAAAACCTATTGAACccttgacaaaaaaatagtatgcAAAGAAAACATCATATAGTTGTGTTGAAATTCCGTCATATATTAatctacataaaaataattgtattaaaaaatatgtcatgATCTTGACCATTAACCGCagcgtaataaaaaatattcaaggcTTTGTACCATAGACTTATCATTAGACTAAAGAAGCCAAAAAAAACCACCATAGTTATTATGTATCGTGAGCTTACTCTAGTTCACATGCAATTTCTACGTCGACTGGTCCATAGGTCTCGTTCCCATCTCGAAAATAGTAACGGTAGCGGACATTAGCCAACACGAGCAGCCTCTTCATTTCTCTTTGTTATTATTCCTACTTTATTATTAGCCTCGAGTTCTCTggggtttttttaaaaaatgcccAGGGCTGTTCCCATGGATTAACCCTCAGGAATTCGGCTCAATGTGGCgcccatatattttttttttcatcggaaaaaaatttgtaattattctgtggaatcttaaattttctaagtggGGCAAGATGGGACCAGTAGACATCAGTCCAAAGCGtggaatgataaaaataaatatttaataggaTGCgtcatacgaaaaataaaaaacaattgacacGAGGATCGTCGGGCTCATGGGTCTCGGTCACGACCTCGATAAAAATGCCAATGCCACAATATATACATCGAGCATGAGTATGGGAGTTGTGTCCAGAGATGCGGCTGATGCCTTTACGGAGGCGGCGTGTGGGCGAATTCCCGGACACGCGTCTACTCGTGAGCCAGATTAATAAAACGCGTATACCGGCTTTCTCACGACCCGCGGGCTAAACTCTCTACCCTATTGTTCTACACAACCACAAtaatatcattgttattattattattattattattgttgttgttggtgttgttgttgttgttatggTAAAAAATGCACAGAAAGTACCCGtggcctaaaaaaaaaatggtgtgcatttttcaaaaatgaattattttaaaaaaataagtaacgAAATTATTGAAACGAGTGGACGAGCACAATCTCAATGGTCGTCGAAGCGGGTGGACGGCGATGGTTAAAGCTGACGGTTGGTTTGGCCCAGTGGAGCGGACACCCGGAGGAAGCACACCCGCCGGAACGTGGCACGCTTTGTGGGCTCTTCTGCCTCTGGttctttcatttaaattcagCTCTTCTCCTGCTTTACCATCCCGACGTGTGCCTTCCCCTCCCCACACAGACTTACACTCATAAAACACATGCACACCCCAGTATGGTGTGCATACCCAAAGTATTACTTACACAAAGGCCTCGAAATTCGATAGAGAAAGAAATGTAAGAAACGTGGAACTGCGCACCACTAGCCGGAACCGTCGATGCTGTGTCCATCTTTACCATCTTTTATATTTGCATActttaaaaacgtcatttAGACATTAGAACACCGcaatatcttaattatttatctacaaAATCGACTAGTGTGAATCCTACATgcaaacaatttataaaacctTGTTCACTTTTTTGCAAACTCACGCACTATTAACTGCGTCAGCTAACCGGATACAAATTACAACCATTTAGGCACACCCTTGCCACGCAATAGACTAAATTATCGATTTTCAATGCACACCCGTTTATGATCTGctaataatgttaaatttcATCAATCCCGTCCACTACTTGGTACTTTTCATCATTAAAACCACCATGGTGTGCATAATGGTGTGCTCGTGAGTGGTgtgcataaatttaaaagtaccATAACTCGGGCTGTTTTGATGcgttttaattcaatttttttttgttatttacaaGGCATTAATGCGACGCGTATATTTATGGTGAGTTACGTCGGGGGGTAATGAGCGAGTCGAGGCATCGGGCGTTTGGAGGGCATACCCACCGAGCGCGTCACCGTACTCCGTAACGACGAAACCGGAACGCACAATCTGCACTTGGTAATTGTTTTGTGGCGACTCTACTGAGtttaaactcatttttttattataaaatggtGAGACTGTTAACCTCGATGCTAACGTTactaaatttcataaatttaaataaaattttttctttcttctgcttcttcttcttcttcattaCTATGGATGTGGATAAAGGgattgtaaatatatgtaaggGTCAGCTGGGATGACCCTACGAGCAGTTAGACGAGAAAACCGATGCCCCCAGTGTACACGCGATAACGCGTCGTGAGGAGGTTGCTGGGGTCAACCGGGTCAAGTGATACTGCCACGCGGCGCACGCAACCGTCTGATGCCTGCTTGTTTTCCATTCTGTCTTTATATTAAACGCTCATGCGTATGGACTCCTATtaacatgaaataaaataccagataaattttttgaaattcgaaAATTGGCTTTCCAAATTcagtttttcgaaaattatccTTTTTCTTGCTAGCTGGCATTTTGATGAATTTTGtcctcatttatttaattttttttcttgacaagCACCTGCTGCAAATCCTTGCACACATTATCCTTGACATTATTCGGCTATTCCGCCTCAGGGTATCAACGCATATAAAATCAACCACGCCCTCTCAACACTAAGTGTCTTTGTATATATTACTCagcttaaattatttttgtagatctcgtgccccccccccctctctAGTAATTTTGACTATTgcatcaatttcaaaatattatttacattgtaatttttttaatgctcattcttgaaatattttagcATTTTGCGCTCATACTTCGAACTTGTAAACATCAATTATCGATAAGGATAATTGACATAATTTGAATGTATCACGAAAGATAGCAACAAGTAAGTAATGAGTGAGTTTCAATGctagtgaaataaaaataagttttcatTGTTTAGACAGACATAAGCACTATTGGTGACGAcgaatataaaaatgaaatttttgataatattcgcaatagtaaatttcaaaatttattttttgaatgcgCAGCTGAGTGGTAAAATTCATGCAGATCTGGATTGCGACCTTCGGACAGTAGCATCCTTGAGAGCAAGTGCCAATACTGGGGGAGAAATTGAAGTTGATGGGCAGGCAAATTTTCCATCGTGCAAATGTTTGCGGCAACTGGATCTTCAAGGATCTTTGGGGGCCAAAGGCTCCGCTAGCGTTGTTTCAGCCGGTAATATTAAGAAGGGTGACGTCTTTCAAATTATGTCAGTTATTGTaagttaaaaaacattattattcaataaaattgcacacctctattattttttaaaatttttcaatacgggccattataaaaaatttattacaagtgTCCATTCTGTAACCTACAAATTTCTGTAAGCACGAAATCTATCAAacatttttaagaataaacctgatttttttatattattctcaTACTAGTCCATTTTACAATTCTACTGAATACTACTTTCGAACtccattttgttttttttttataacaaatattttcacttaaaaCCGGTGGCTTCATGCAAAAATACTGCAGCCATTTTCAGTGACTGCTACCGCAATCTGCCACTGGTGGCGTCGTGTGAAGTTCTAAAAAAAAGGcggcaaattcaaaaaaataaattcactgagaattatattttttttattaccaaaataattactgttatttatgaatttaaagatACCAGGGGTCAATTGCATCGAAACAGAGACTTCCGAAGACGAATCAGTTGAAGAAAATTCCGTAAGTATTACAAATACTGTAAGCCAACACATAAGATAGATGTTtttgtaattcaaaaaatttaaaattgtaaattatttgtgGTTATCAATTATGATGTTTAAGATCCCAGATGTTGATCCCACCGAAGCGGCTACAGTTGAAGATGAAACAGATCAGGGATCTGTTTATACTGTAGATGTAACGAGAAACAATATAATGTATTCTTTAAATGACTTTGTAAGAGTAGGAGCTGTAAATACTGATGCGCCGATTACGTATTATAAGACAATGGAACCTGGCTATGAccttaaaatagtaattactgttcaaattttatagttacttacatatcgcgttactaagcCCTTTTTTACGATAAATCGTTTtagagctaaaaaaaaattttaaagccaaaagggcgtaatttaaatcatgCGCTCTTTAGGCTtcgaaattttcgtttttttaaatttttaccgctAAAATGAGTCTACCCAACTAttggcaatgaaaaaaaaaatcatgcccctttagaattaaaaacgcgatatattatttgtattataattaacatctttataaaaaatagtatcaaGCCAAATTAGAAGTTGATGGAACTTCTATCTATGATTCAAAGTCTAGTGGAAAAATGACAGGTGTGTGCGATCATTCGTATCCTGAGGGAAGTGTTGAAGCGaatatttggaaaattataaatttatctattatgaATGGCCAAGAATGCCCTATTCCAAAggtatttcaataattataaacgaaATTTTACTCATGGATCACTAACTGTTGAtggttaatattaattttatagggTGAAAATTATACTGTACCTCGTGATCTGCATTCAGTATCTCTTAATTTTGATGAACCAATAGCGTGTGGTGATTATAAATTGCATGCAGATTTTGATACTCCGGAGAACAAATGGGCTTTTGCAACTGATTACatgtggaaaattaaaaaggacTCAACGGATTGTACAGATGacgtgaaataattatttttaacaatgtTTACTTCTATAAAAGGCCGCGCGAAAAaggtttgaatttaatttaaaatttctactaAATTTAAAGTGTCAcatcaatttgaaattttttacaaattaaaaaccgactattaattcattaattcaaaggtgtaaattaaattaccaaaacataatttatatataataaattggataattaaatatttgtagagatgcttaattattttttgccacgtgttaacaaatttattgaatttcctaCAGTAGTCCCGCAGAACAAAGGAATCTTTAGAGTTAAAAGTTTACAATAAACAAAAAGAATGgatttgtaaaattacaagtgtaaaaaaatataaactcaaAAGCAGATTCCGGTTCCATTTCGATGCATTTCAGGTCGCACCACACACATCCGCTTTTGATTTCCGTATCAACAAACAGGTGGACGTTAAAACCCTCTTTGGACTATGGCTATTTCCGTTCATGTGTCCGTTACTATATACATCGATGTATAAAACatgcacatatatatctatatatacttatGTATATAGAATGGATTTAAATTTGCATTGAGGATATCCCGTAGTGGAAATACTTGTCAACTGATTTAACCTAATGGAATAAGTCCCAGCctttagaataaaaatcaaagacGTGTTCAAactttactatatttttatctatgtAATATATACTCCCTATTATATGAATACTAGTTTATGTATAAAATGCGATTTTATATGGAGCGAATTGTGatggagaaattattcttgtttgaaatgctatggCGTAATAGAAAAGCCGGGCCATGTTGGCCACccgcatgaaaatatatatggtaaacataaaaaatatatgttacagatataaatatatatgtgacagTACATGAAATCATATAGAACTATATATAGATTTCGgccgattttattatatttttatatatgttttctcttatatgatttcatatattttcgtataacttcaatatattattcatatatttgaaaagttataatttcaatatattcaaacataaatgttatttatatatggaaacaaataagaaCACATATATAAGTCATCATTATATGCCACGATATATGAACCATGTAttcaactttataaatttttatatatttttcgatatatagAAGCATATAAGTCTCCCCatatatgtaagaataaataaaatatattcttttctgtctttctctctctgttataagattcaaacattgtgttcagaatatatatgtgtgctagcttacaaatttacatatataattatcaatatatgtaatacatatatgtgctaacttataagtttacatatatgattataaatatatataatatatgtattaatttataaacttacgtatataattatttatattaaaacagtatattatatataagaaaatatatatcgtttttggccacttatATGCTCCCATattgatcatatatttttccatatatatttatcatatatggtatTTTCATGCAGACACCTGATGGAAactgaaataaatacaaaaaaattactatgaccatagtaaaattaacAGTTTACACTTaacctcaatttttttcgaatttatcaaaaatttagatCAAAGTTCATTATTCTCCCATATGATAAATctgcatattttattatcctcatatatatattaaattttgtcgaaaatatttttaataacctctaaaatttaattgctgactttttaaatcattaattaaaaatcttaattttccTGTTAAactatacaaatatatatgtgtatatatacatatatatttattatttatgttacaTCTTACgactaattaatatttgtcgCTATCACATACGTACAACCTGAAACACGATaatcacttttaatttaacatgCTCATGggttttataacttttaaaagaaaaaaagtattaaagcATCCTATAAAACCTGTATCGtcatttaataacattaaattgaATGCTGATGTATTAAAAttccaatattaatttttataaatttaattttataaatcaattttagtCACCATGGTCTTGACCATGcgggaaaattattaatttttagtaataataattaaaatttttttttactgtatgtctatacaatttatttcaaattaattatatcgaataaaaatttagaattaaaattattagatagaAAGAATTTGCACAAGAGAAgggaaaaaattactagattACTAATAAGTGActgaagattttataaatgtaagaTTTCATAATTGTTGATTGTGCATTGTATTGTGAAAtctaaatgtttaaattatgtGAGACGTAATAGTTTTCAACGAGTCTAGGGTCTTATTCCtgttggttttttaaattgcatgGAATTAATATTGAGTAGGTTATTATTTACTGCATtacatgtaattatataattgtataatagAGTAACGTATTTGAGGTTTTATCTCaatgtagataaatatttttttattgctacattgtgattattatttaatggactatttatgcaaaaaaatttttttttgttttgatttatgAATGTGGGTTtggttttttgaaattctctTTGGGATAAAAAcgtaattgtttaattattaaaaatttctatcaatCTAGACACTTTGACGAAAAAAATGAACCCTTAAAAAATGGTTTACGACCACCGgaagtatttcaaataaattattgaagattgaaaaaaaaaattgatagtcGAATTTCGCCTCTTGGGACTTAGGAATAGTTTTTTGATATTctctttggaaaaaaaatatatttgtttgattattaaaattttccattaatctAGACACTTTAACGAATAAAATGAACccttaaaaaatgatttatgacCACCGgaagtatttcaaataaattattgaagattgaaagaaaaaattgatagttgaatttcgattttttggaAGTGGGtttagttttttgaaattatctttggaaaaaaaatctatttgtttaatttttaaaatttttcattaatctaGAAACTTTGACGAAAAGAATGAGCccttaaaaaatgtttttcggCTACcggaagtatttaaaataaatgttcaaaattaaaaggCAACTTTCGCGATTtcgtttttaataattttgatatctcggaaaaaataacagcCAGTATCTGAACTCAATCAAAATATTGAGTGAGCAGTTCAAGTAAtagcattaattatttagtaaaacaaTCGATAGCGTGACTTaaagatatgaaaaatatttcgttGATCGAACTTGCGAGATGATTCCGAGAAACCCTGAGGCCTATTTTCGGGTGTGTAATGCATTCCAAAAAACTGAAAGGGTCAATATAGtcatgttttattatttttccatgcgtgtttttttttatcgtgagACACGTAACCTCCTAAATGATCGGTGCTCGATCCGCCGGTCGGCGATAATTcatgtaaatgtaaataagTTTATGCGCAATTTAAACTCctatttcatgaatttttttctttatattatttctcGGATGCGCTCAGCGCGGTAAAAGAAAGACGAGAGACCTTTCATCTCTGGATTCTCTCACAGCTTGATGCTACCTCCAGGCTACACTCTCTtgcgtatatatttatatatttatatatgtatgtgtactCCGCGTGGGTGCACGCAATCTCTTATTTCTTTAAACGTCATAATGCTACCGGGCGGAAGAGAATGAAGCCCTGTAGTAGAGAAAATTCCCAACAagccatcatcatcatcataatcattCTGGAATTCCCACAATTATATAACTGACGTCTCGAAAAGTCTCGAGTCTTGCCCAATCCAACagcgaatttatttttttttaatgatggcTAATCATTGGTTACATTGtgttctcaatatttttttattttttaaatattttaaataattatcgataaatatCACGTACGAATTATTgacgaaaaaatgaaatttggacgtaatgaaaattttttcatgtttcataatttattttacacactTCCGGtggtcataaaatatttttttagggcTCATTTTTTTCGTTAGAATGTCTacttaaagataaaattttaatcattaaacaattttttcattttgtacaAGAAAATCTCAAAAAATCAAACCCGTctccaaaaataatcaattacagTTGTTGTCGccttcattaaaatttaaaaatttatttgagacaCTTCCGGTGgtcgtaaaatatttttttagggcTCATTTTTTTCGTTAGAATGTCTACTTAAAGATAacattttaatcattaaacaatttttttattttgtacaagAAAATCTCAAAAAATCAAACCCGTCTCCAAAAATAACCAATTACAGTTGTTGTCGccttcattaaaatttaaaaatttatttgagacaCTTCCGGTGgtcgtaaaatatttttttagggcTCATTTTTTTCGTTAGAATGTCTacttaaagataaaattttaatcattaaacaatttttttattttgtacaagAAAATCTCAAAAAATCAAACCCGTCTCCAAAAATAACCAATTACAGTTGTTGTCGccttcattaaaatttaaaaatttatttgaaacactTCCGGTGgtcgtaaaatattttttgaaggcttatttttttcgttagaATGTCTacttaaagataaaattttaatcattaaacaatttttttattttgtacaagAAAATCTCAAAAAATCAAACCCGTCTCCGAAAATAACCAATTACAGTTGTTGTCgctttcattaaaatttaaaaatttatttgaaacactTCCGGTGgtcgtaaaatattttttgaaggctaatttttttcgttggaGTGTCTacttaaagataaaattttaataaataaacaattttttcattttgtacaAGAAAATCTCGAAAAACCAAACCCTTGTTCAGAAGATCGAAATTCGGTAAATATCGCccttatgaaatttaaaaaaattatttgacacaCTTCCAGTGGTCGTAACCACAATTTGAACCCCACATTTTTTTCGTTAGAATGTCTactataacaaaaaaatttaacaactaACCAATTTCTCGAGTTTCTCTTAGAAAATCTCAAAAAACTAAACTCatatctcaaaaattaacttgtCAAGATTGAAACTCTCAATTTTGCCGTTTTCTTtccatcgaaaaaaaaatttcgaatcaCTTTTCattcttcttttcaaaatttctaccTCACTAGCAGTCAAAATAAATTGGTTAAATTcgtaaattaaacaattagcAGAAAATAGAAATACCTCAAGGTAATAAagtctattttaaaaatactaatgatCAGTATTTACTATCAGTTATCGCGACAGGTTGTTTACTAAAGGGGAGTCGACAGTAAACtctgaagtaaaaaaaaaaaatgataataatcctACGagaatatacaaaaatataagcGGTAGATGATGGGAGGTTTTGTTGGTAGTAAGATTGAATCCACTGGTCGtatataataatcaaatgTTAAAAGTGATGTGTGTGATGTGTAAACACATGGTAAAACGTTGGTTGTTTGATTGTTTAACTTTCCCAGAGTATAACCAGTGCCAGAGAGTTACTAAACACTATTTATACCAAATCTACCTGTACCTGTCCCAGTCTCTATAAAACTTGTCGACTTATTCTAAGACTCCTCAAACAAAATGTCTCGGTATCAAGTCTCAACCCTAAAGATAactcttatttatatatttttatttcgtcatataaatattgttatcaGCGGAatgaaatggaaaataaaaatattatgtgttaaataattataaattatttatggtaaattaaaaatataatataatataaataaataaaaattacttaagaATTCCTTTCAACGTTACCGGCTATCTTTTAGCGGCTTCtctggtatttttttaaatacacggACAATGCCACTTGGCTTACGATAACGAAACGTGTTTTATCTGGTATGTTaacagtatttttatatttattactattcaaattctcgatttttagtttttaaattaaatatcaatactcaaatatttatgtccttgttcattattattatttactatatacAAACCGAGACCTGGGTAAGTTGGgtcatcgaaaattttttaataaaaaattatactgaaattagacttttaataacttttggttttttttaaaaatacaaatttgcaaaaaaaaaatattttaaaaaattgcacttatagattttttaatttcctacatgtgcatttttttagttttttttttttttttaaattaaattgtttgaaacaaatttcgaaatttttttttaattttaattatcagtaattagtatttttatttaaggaggggggggggggattaAATGAGTCCCTGGGGATCATGTTTTTTTCAGaagtttgataaatttttttaaagaggcCCATTATGCGCTACccccttcaaaaaaaaaataataatatatatatggta encodes the following:
- the LOC103574720 gene encoding uncharacterized protein LOC103574720 → MSVIIPGVNCIETETSEDESVEENSIPDVDPTEAATVEDETDQGSVYTVDVTRNNIMYSLNDFVRVGAVNTDAPITYYKTMEPGYDLKIYQAKLEVDGTSIYDSKSSGKMTGVCDHSYPEGSVEANIWKIINLSIMNGQECPIPKGENYTVPRDLHSVSLNFDEPIACGDYKLHADFDTPENKWAFATDYMWKIKKDSTDCTDDVK